In the Rubripirellula tenax genome, one interval contains:
- the ccoS gene encoding cbb3-type cytochrome oxidase assembly protein CcoS yields the protein MSVIYIALPIALALGAAGMIACVICIRSGQYDDMDTPSMRMLIDDRQLDEDIDTDSPSTKQQP from the coding sequence ATGAGCGTCATCTACATTGCCCTTCCGATCGCATTGGCCCTCGGCGCGGCAGGCATGATTGCTTGTGTCATTTGCATTCGAAGCGGACAGTACGACGACATGGATACGCCTTCGATGCGGATGTTGATCGACGATCGTCAGCTTGATGAAGACATCGACACTGATTCTCCTTCGACGAAACAACAGCCTTGA
- a CDS encoding proton-conducting transporter transmembrane domain-containing protein — protein sequence MNGALLWMITLPAAGMVSFLLIPSAVANRHVHSIRSVATGLAAAQFLISVAAMLFWLASGGAAQQVSLFPPGGSSAVAVSLRYDGVSAPMLALVSFIGWVICRYSIRYLDGEATQGRYFRWTAGTIGAVTWMVISGNLLMFFAAWVATSMGLHHLLLHYPDRPLAVRAAWKKFAFSRLGDAALIGAIIIVYRQFGTFEFDQLFAAVEGLQASGQADATGLNATHLIGWLIMFGAVTKSAQLPFHSWLPLTMETPTPVSALMHAGIVNAGGYLIIRTSPLVASAPMAMTVLAIIGATTTCFAATVMLTQNSIKRSLAYSTIAQMGFMMLQCGLGAFSAAMLHILAHSLYKAHAFLASGSVIANRTATDVPNQIRQETRSATNDSGALASKLLCVAAAAIAIAIMSASMYAFGVSPSAKPGGYVMGFTLAIALTFWLVQTFATRKAGSILIGIATTIGLSTLYSATFFATDRLVSPFVPTVDSAPSWVVVVMVAITFVGMFYLSHSGASRSIGGWRSSLYVHATNGFYVDAFIRRIVGFRA from the coding sequence ATGAACGGCGCGCTACTTTGGATGATCACGCTACCCGCGGCCGGGATGGTCAGTTTTCTGCTGATTCCGTCGGCGGTGGCTAATCGACACGTGCATTCGATCCGGTCGGTCGCCACCGGCTTAGCGGCGGCTCAGTTCCTGATCTCGGTCGCCGCAATGCTGTTTTGGCTTGCCTCCGGTGGCGCCGCCCAGCAAGTCAGCCTGTTCCCGCCCGGCGGGTCGTCGGCGGTCGCAGTGAGCCTGAGGTACGACGGCGTTTCAGCACCGATGCTGGCACTGGTCAGCTTCATTGGCTGGGTGATCTGTCGCTACTCGATCCGTTACCTCGACGGCGAAGCGACGCAGGGTCGGTATTTTCGTTGGACCGCCGGCACGATCGGCGCGGTGACGTGGATGGTGATCTCGGGCAACCTGTTGATGTTCTTTGCGGCCTGGGTTGCGACCAGCATGGGTCTGCATCATTTGCTGTTGCACTATCCCGATCGACCGCTAGCAGTCCGAGCGGCTTGGAAAAAATTTGCGTTCAGCCGCCTGGGCGACGCTGCTTTGATTGGCGCGATCATTATTGTCTATCGCCAATTCGGAACGTTTGAGTTCGATCAACTGTTCGCAGCGGTCGAAGGTCTTCAGGCCAGCGGCCAAGCTGATGCGACTGGCTTGAATGCAACCCACTTGATCGGTTGGCTGATCATGTTCGGCGCAGTCACCAAGTCGGCCCAGTTGCCATTTCATTCTTGGTTGCCATTGACGATGGAAACTCCGACGCCCGTGTCTGCTCTGATGCATGCGGGGATCGTCAATGCGGGCGGCTACCTGATCATCCGGACCAGCCCGTTGGTCGCGTCGGCTCCCATGGCGATGACCGTTTTGGCAATCATCGGCGCCACAACCACTTGCTTCGCAGCGACCGTCATGCTGACCCAAAACAGCATCAAGCGATCGCTTGCCTATTCAACGATCGCACAAATGGGATTCATGATGTTGCAGTGCGGCCTCGGCGCATTTTCCGCAGCGATGCTTCACATTCTGGCTCACTCGCTGTACAAGGCCCATGCGTTCCTTGCCAGCGGTAGCGTCATCGCCAATCGGACGGCGACGGACGTTCCCAATCAGATCCGACAAGAGACGCGATCGGCAACAAACGATTCGGGAGCTCTGGCATCCAAATTACTGTGTGTGGCCGCTGCGGCGATTGCCATCGCCATCATGTCTGCATCTATGTACGCATTCGGAGTTTCGCCGTCAGCCAAACCGGGCGGCTACGTGATGGGTTTCACGTTGGCGATCGCGTTAACGTTCTGGTTGGTCCAAACCTTTGCTACCCGAAAGGCTGGCTCGATTCTGATCGGGATCGCAACAACGATTGGGTTGTCCACTCTGTATTCGGCGACGTTCTTCGCAACAGACCGTTTGGTTTCGCCATTTGTGCCGACCGTCGACTCGGCACCCTCCTGGGTCGTGGTTGTGATGGTGGCGATCACATTTGTGGGAATGTTCTATCTCAGCCACTCCGGTGCAAGCCGATCAATCGGCGGTTGGCGCTCGTCGTTGTACGTCCACGCAACCAATGGATTTTATGTCGATGCGTTCATCCGGCGAATCGTCGGATTCAGAGCTTAA
- a CDS encoding helix-turn-helix transcriptional regulator, translated as MRCPNPQNHGFRVLATRASKTTSAGRSSQAAEPKSSRSDAPKPKEASHRWTFLTNHAHVLVVLHADPEMVLREVAARVRITERAVQRIVQDLEEEGFIRREKVGRQNRYEVLVDKSLRHPIESHRQIGELLDLIGKNHADENRKSDV; from the coding sequence TTGCGGTGCCCGAACCCGCAAAATCATGGATTTCGCGTTTTGGCCACTCGCGCATCGAAGACCACGTCCGCCGGTCGTTCCTCCCAGGCGGCGGAACCCAAGAGCTCGAGATCCGACGCACCGAAGCCCAAAGAGGCCTCGCATCGTTGGACGTTTCTGACCAATCACGCTCACGTTTTGGTCGTTTTACACGCCGATCCAGAAATGGTTCTCAGAGAGGTTGCGGCGCGTGTTCGTATTACCGAACGAGCGGTTCAGCGGATCGTGCAGGATTTAGAAGAAGAAGGTTTCATCCGACGCGAAAAGGTGGGTCGACAAAATCGCTATGAAGTTCTTGTCGATAAATCGTTACGCCACCCAATCGAATCACATCGCCAGATCGGCGAACTGCTGGACCTGATCGGAAAAAACCATGCGGACGAAAATCGCAAATCAGACGTTTGA
- a CDS encoding sigma-54-dependent transcriptional regulator, producing the protein MNDTSIELLLVEDEDDFRETCARWMERKGHRVTAVSNGAEALGLCESRSFQVAVFDMNMPGMSGIELLQRVQQAGFDMEVIILTGQGTIESAVSAMKMGACDYLTKPCSLGDLEHHCMLARTRGELRRENVQLKAVISRSRPKLPLVGESGSMRAVARMIEKVAPTDRPVLVQGASGTGKEVVAREIQQRSPLRDKPFVTINCAALPEQLVESELFGHQKGSFTGATAEKPGLFEIADGGTLFIDEIGELPLTLQPKLLRVLEDGSMRRIGSAKERMVHVRIIAATNRDLAAEVEKGNFREDLFYRINVLPLQLPLLSEREGDIDRLIEHYLPKPWIVEPDVRAVLNQYPWPGNIRQLINVIQRATILAEGTRITINDLPPEIVNSVRNDLTLRSTRTVVDQPGELKGLGTNTFQANPLPANTTSTRTTASTASPDGGAATLDDIAKAHVLDVLASENGNKARAARRLGIHRRKLYRLLERFQESDVVEDSRDESNV; encoded by the coding sequence ATGAACGACACCTCGATCGAACTCTTGCTCGTCGAAGATGAAGACGATTTCCGAGAGACCTGTGCCCGTTGGATGGAGCGAAAAGGGCACCGCGTCACGGCAGTATCCAACGGTGCCGAAGCACTTGGACTTTGCGAGAGTCGCAGTTTTCAAGTTGCCGTTTTCGATATGAACATGCCGGGTATGTCGGGCATCGAACTGCTGCAACGTGTCCAACAAGCGGGTTTCGATATGGAGGTCATCATCTTGACGGGACAGGGAACGATCGAGTCGGCCGTGTCAGCGATGAAGATGGGTGCGTGTGACTATTTGACGAAACCCTGTTCACTCGGCGATCTTGAACATCACTGCATGCTGGCGCGGACGCGCGGTGAATTGCGTCGCGAGAACGTGCAACTCAAAGCGGTCATTTCTCGCAGTCGGCCCAAACTGCCCTTGGTTGGCGAAAGCGGATCGATGCGAGCGGTCGCGAGAATGATCGAAAAGGTCGCGCCGACGGACCGACCTGTACTGGTTCAAGGCGCCAGCGGTACCGGGAAGGAAGTGGTGGCTCGCGAGATCCAGCAGCGTAGTCCGCTTCGCGACAAGCCCTTTGTGACGATCAACTGCGCGGCGCTTCCGGAACAGTTGGTCGAAAGTGAACTGTTCGGCCACCAAAAAGGTTCCTTCACCGGAGCCACGGCAGAGAAGCCTGGGTTGTTTGAAATCGCTGACGGGGGCACGTTGTTCATTGACGAGATCGGCGAATTGCCGCTCACGCTTCAGCCGAAATTGCTGCGCGTGTTGGAGGATGGATCGATGCGGCGGATCGGTTCGGCCAAAGAGCGAATGGTGCACGTCCGGATCATCGCAGCGACCAATCGCGACCTTGCCGCGGAAGTCGAAAAGGGTAACTTTCGCGAAGACCTCTTCTATCGCATCAATGTGCTGCCGCTTCAGCTTCCGTTGCTTAGCGAGCGTGAAGGAGACATCGACCGCTTGATCGAACACTACCTGCCAAAGCCATGGATCGTTGAACCCGACGTCCGTGCGGTATTGAATCAATATCCCTGGCCTGGGAACATTCGCCAATTGATCAACGTGATCCAGAGGGCCACGATCCTGGCCGAGGGCACTCGAATCACGATCAACGATCTTCCACCGGAAATTGTGAATTCCGTGAGAAACGACTTGACCCTACGATCAACCCGAACCGTCGTCGATCAACCGGGCGAGTTGAAGGGGCTGGGCACAAACACGTTCCAGGCGAACCCGTTACCTGCGAATACAACGTCGACTCGTACCACCGCTTCGACGGCGAGTCCTGATGGCGGAGCGGCCACGCTGGATGACATCGCCAAGGCACACGTGCTCGATGTTCTTGCGTCAGAAAATGGCAACAAGGCGCGAGCCGCACGGAGACTGGGAATCCATCGTCGCAAACTCTATCGGTTGCTTGAGCGATTCCAAGAATCGGATGTTGTCGAAGACTCGCGTGACGAATCAAACGTCTGA
- a CDS encoding heavy metal translocating P-type ATPase has translation MPGQSTRDVNGSTSSGRVELDCIHCGLPTPCAFDTDPSTVFCCNGCRGAYDLIHGWGLQDYYALRDQVSGSPAGPAGGEKSRYDAFDSDAFLGDSAPRLQSDGMATAEFAVHGLHCAACAWLIENAAARTSGWQSARVQMSDHTLRVMFDPSRIVLSQIARLMDRLGYELAPLAGKRHDHFRIENRRLLMQIAVAGFCAMNAMWIAIALYAGDASGVEANHRFFLRVIGTGLGVVAVLIPGRTFFRGALASLRTRTPHMDLPVALGLSVGTIAGLASAVSGRGDVYFDSLAVLVFLLLIGRWIQFRQQHRAAKAVDLLLRVTPMHAQRVTTDGATEWVLVDVLAIDDVIRVAAGESIAADGYIVAGETMLDRSLLTGESQPVGANQGDEVSAGTINLVRSVDVRVAATGRDSRIGKVMQSVELAASTRTPIVQLADRIGGVFVVVVTFLALLVMVVWWSSGWELAAAHATSLLIVACPCALALATPLAIAVSLGRAAKQKILIRDGSSLQQLAKPGTLWFDKTGTLTQGRPTVELIFGSDEAVRLAAQIERGCCHPTAEAIVRFVGQGVDTWPDAKSEFFRNGVIGVVDGLTVAVGNVDFMEQQSVLVGDPIFDAICTAVGRHASPVVIGVNGEAVAVVGVADPLKPHAAETIQELQRLGFRVGILSGDHRDIVDRVAVQLGVDSELAHGGLSPEDKLSIVQQRSDGNVVMVGDGANDAAALAAADVGIAVRGGAEVSLQAAPVFIASGELTSVISLIGGARRTSWLIVVAFTVSLAYNIVAVGLAMCGIINPLLAAILMPISSVSVLTLTLLWPTFRAAKERTNS, from the coding sequence ATGCCAGGACAATCAACACGTGACGTCAACGGTTCGACGTCGTCCGGACGTGTCGAATTGGATTGCATCCATTGCGGACTTCCGACGCCGTGCGCTTTTGATACGGATCCGTCGACCGTGTTTTGCTGCAACGGTTGCCGTGGTGCGTATGACCTGATCCACGGCTGGGGCCTGCAGGACTACTACGCGCTTCGCGACCAAGTGTCGGGGTCACCGGCCGGTCCGGCGGGCGGCGAGAAGTCTCGCTACGATGCGTTCGACAGCGACGCCTTTTTAGGTGATTCGGCGCCAAGATTGCAAAGTGATGGAATGGCGACCGCCGAGTTTGCCGTTCACGGACTGCACTGTGCCGCGTGCGCTTGGTTGATTGAGAACGCAGCAGCCCGTACATCGGGCTGGCAATCCGCCCGTGTGCAAATGAGCGATCACACGCTAAGAGTGATGTTCGATCCCAGCCGGATCGTACTCAGCCAGATCGCAAGGTTGATGGATCGACTCGGTTATGAGTTGGCCCCCTTGGCGGGCAAAAGGCATGACCATTTTCGAATCGAGAATCGTCGGCTGTTGATGCAAATCGCGGTGGCGGGTTTCTGCGCCATGAATGCGATGTGGATTGCGATCGCCCTGTACGCGGGCGATGCATCGGGCGTGGAAGCGAACCATCGGTTTTTCCTTCGCGTGATCGGTACGGGATTGGGCGTCGTCGCTGTCTTGATTCCCGGACGCACGTTCTTTCGCGGAGCCCTGGCGTCGTTGCGGACAAGGACGCCGCACATGGATTTGCCGGTCGCATTGGGGCTTTCCGTCGGCACGATTGCGGGGCTGGCCAGTGCCGTTTCCGGTCGGGGCGACGTTTATTTTGATTCACTTGCCGTTCTGGTGTTCCTGCTGCTGATCGGTCGATGGATTCAATTTCGTCAACAACACCGCGCCGCCAAGGCGGTCGATTTATTGCTGCGAGTGACACCGATGCACGCCCAGCGTGTGACCACCGACGGGGCTACCGAATGGGTGCTTGTCGACGTCCTTGCCATCGACGACGTCATCCGAGTTGCAGCTGGGGAAAGTATCGCCGCCGACGGATACATCGTCGCTGGCGAAACGATGCTGGATCGTTCGCTGCTCACCGGCGAGAGTCAACCGGTCGGGGCTAACCAGGGTGACGAAGTCTCGGCGGGAACGATCAACCTTGTTCGCAGTGTTGACGTGCGCGTTGCGGCAACCGGCCGTGATAGCCGCATTGGCAAAGTCATGCAGTCGGTCGAATTGGCGGCATCGACGCGAACTCCGATCGTCCAGTTGGCCGACCGAATCGGTGGAGTGTTCGTGGTGGTCGTCACTTTTTTGGCGTTGCTGGTGATGGTGGTGTGGTGGTCGTCGGGGTGGGAATTAGCGGCGGCGCACGCGACGTCGTTGCTGATCGTCGCGTGTCCCTGTGCGCTTGCCTTGGCAACACCGCTTGCGATTGCCGTCTCGTTGGGTCGCGCCGCGAAACAGAAGATACTTATACGTGATGGTTCTTCGCTTCAACAACTTGCAAAGCCAGGCACGCTTTGGTTCGACAAGACGGGGACGTTGACCCAAGGTCGCCCGACGGTGGAATTGATCTTCGGTTCCGACGAAGCTGTCCGTTTGGCCGCCCAGATCGAACGAGGCTGTTGTCACCCGACCGCCGAAGCGATCGTGCGATTCGTCGGTCAGGGCGTCGATACTTGGCCCGATGCGAAATCGGAGTTTTTCCGAAACGGAGTGATCGGAGTTGTCGACGGCTTGACCGTCGCGGTCGGCAATGTCGACTTCATGGAACAGCAAAGTGTCCTCGTCGGCGATCCGATCTTCGACGCAATTTGCACGGCCGTCGGTCGCCATGCCAGTCCCGTGGTGATCGGGGTCAATGGGGAAGCCGTGGCCGTGGTCGGAGTCGCGGACCCGTTGAAACCACACGCGGCCGAAACGATCCAGGAATTGCAAAGGCTCGGCTTTCGCGTCGGAATTTTGTCGGGTGATCACAGGGACATTGTCGACCGGGTCGCGGTTCAACTTGGCGTCGATTCCGAATTGGCCCACGGAGGCCTTTCACCGGAAGATAAACTCTCTATCGTTCAGCAGCGAAGCGATGGCAACGTTGTGATGGTGGGCGACGGTGCCAATGACGCTGCTGCTCTGGCTGCCGCCGACGTGGGGATCGCGGTCCGTGGGGGTGCGGAAGTCAGTTTGCAGGCGGCGCCCGTTTTCATTGCATCAGGTGAGTTGACGAGTGTGATCTCGCTGATCGGCGGTGCGCGTCGCACGTCATGGTTGATCGTTGTCGCATTCACGGTTTCTCTGGCTTACAATATCGTGGCGGTTGGGTTGGCGATGTGCGGTATCATCAACCCGTTGTTGGCCGCCATTTTGATGCCCATCAGTTCGGTTTCGGTATTAACATTGACGTTGCTATGGCCGACCTTTCGTGCGGCCAAAGAAAGAACAAATTCATGA
- a CDS encoding sulfite exporter TauE/SafE family protein, whose protein sequence is MLILITAVVTASLLGSMHCVGMCGPLAMWASGIGDRASRSTVVVATSMYHIGRLTTYVIAGLIAGWIGSALDVGGNWIGVQVAAARVVGAIMVLIGAWKLWSIVGGSSAGAKPLKLSRVSGVLVKLRPRLFRLPIVTRAFATGLLTTLLPCGWLYLFALFSAGTADPIKGGVVMAAFWVGTVPALTALVAGSQMLSRRFTMAVPAIAAAMLILTGCFTASGRGFANLDAIARLQSSVDVGLDGVDPAELVSEVQDSASKPLPCCCVGEKVCDGEVSEELDVDHEAILAGP, encoded by the coding sequence ATGTTGATTTTGATCACTGCCGTCGTCACCGCCAGCCTGCTTGGCAGCATGCACTGCGTAGGCATGTGTGGCCCGTTGGCCATGTGGGCCAGCGGGATCGGTGATCGTGCGTCACGAAGTACGGTCGTGGTGGCGACGTCGATGTATCACATCGGACGATTGACAACGTACGTGATCGCTGGCTTGATCGCCGGATGGATCGGCAGTGCGCTGGACGTCGGCGGAAACTGGATCGGCGTTCAAGTGGCTGCGGCGCGAGTGGTCGGTGCAATCATGGTACTGATCGGCGCGTGGAAACTGTGGTCGATCGTTGGTGGTTCATCGGCAGGTGCCAAACCGTTGAAGCTGTCGCGCGTCAGCGGCGTGCTGGTGAAGTTGCGGCCACGTCTGTTTCGCTTGCCGATCGTGACGCGTGCCTTTGCGACGGGACTTCTTACGACGCTGCTGCCCTGTGGGTGGCTTTACTTGTTTGCGTTGTTCTCGGCCGGAACCGCGGATCCGATCAAGGGCGGCGTGGTGATGGCGGCGTTCTGGGTGGGCACCGTTCCTGCGTTGACTGCGCTCGTCGCCGGGTCGCAGATGCTGTCTCGCAGGTTCACGATGGCAGTTCCCGCGATCGCCGCCGCAATGCTGATTTTGACGGGTTGCTTTACGGCATCGGGACGCGGTTTCGCAAACCTGGATGCAATTGCCCGCTTGCAGTCGTCGGTCGATGTGGGGCTGGACGGCGTTGATCCCGCCGAATTGGTTTCGGAAGTTCAAGATTCGGCTTCAAAGCCGTTGCCTTGCTGCTGTGTGGGCGAGAAGGTTTGCGACGGCGAAGTTTCCGAAGAACTTGACGTGGATCACGAAGCAATTCTGGCCGGTCCCTAG
- a CDS encoding PAS domain S-box protein: MSTDEKLLESERRLRSVLEAVVDAIITMGENGLIESFNPAAERIFGYRAEEVIGENVKILMPDPYRTKHDDYLRHFRRTGEKKIIGIGREVEGRRKDGKIFPMDLAVSEVFLPDRKLFTGIIRDITDRKAAEAAIVESERRLSTLLGNLPGAAYRRWNDENWSFQFISDGCQDICGYTPDELVAGDPTWCDLIDSGDCDELREQVRDRLQRSLPFQAVYRIRHRLGEIRVVLEQGVGIFSDDGTLLAIEGFISDTTELQKAREKLMQSERLAAMGQMLSGIAHESRNALQRIQASVDMLNIEIAEDSEAAGDVAKIARARDDLQRLFEELRSFAAPIHLETSIADVSAVLQQAWSHLEATVGGREVQWNVENKDCDWTCRVDVFRIGQVFRNLIENSLAACSDPVRLDVLCEPTSLAGESAIAITFRDNGPGLTDEQKRRVFEAFFTTKTKGTGLGMAIAQRVVESHGGTLSTGTGDHDGAEFVVVLPRATPSDAAGF, translated from the coding sequence TTGAGTACCGACGAAAAGCTGCTCGAAAGCGAGCGCCGCTTGCGGTCAGTCCTAGAGGCAGTCGTCGACGCGATCATCACGATGGGTGAGAACGGGTTGATCGAGTCGTTCAACCCGGCGGCTGAACGAATCTTTGGGTATCGAGCCGAGGAAGTCATCGGCGAGAACGTCAAGATCCTTATGCCCGATCCCTATCGCACGAAACATGACGACTATCTGCGTCACTTTCGTCGTACCGGCGAAAAAAAAATCATCGGTATCGGCCGTGAAGTCGAAGGCCGCCGTAAAGACGGAAAGATCTTTCCGATGGACTTGGCTGTCAGCGAAGTCTTTCTTCCCGATCGAAAATTGTTCACCGGAATCATCCGCGACATCACCGATCGAAAAGCGGCTGAGGCTGCGATCGTCGAGAGCGAACGGCGGCTGTCGACTCTCTTGGGCAACTTACCCGGCGCAGCCTACCGACGTTGGAACGATGAAAATTGGTCGTTCCAATTCATCAGCGATGGTTGCCAAGACATTTGTGGCTATACGCCAGACGAATTGGTCGCAGGCGATCCGACTTGGTGCGATTTGATCGATTCTGGCGATTGCGACGAACTTCGCGAACAGGTTCGAGATCGACTGCAACGAAGCTTACCTTTCCAAGCGGTCTACCGTATTCGCCATCGCCTTGGCGAGATCCGAGTTGTCTTAGAACAGGGAGTCGGAATTTTTTCGGATGACGGAACCTTGTTGGCGATCGAAGGGTTCATCTCTGATACGACCGAGTTGCAGAAGGCTCGCGAGAAACTGATGCAGTCCGAGCGTTTGGCGGCGATGGGTCAAATGTTGTCGGGGATCGCGCACGAGAGTCGAAACGCGTTGCAGCGGATCCAGGCCAGTGTGGACATGCTCAACATCGAAATCGCGGAAGACTCCGAAGCGGCTGGCGACGTAGCGAAGATCGCCCGAGCCCGCGATGACCTGCAACGATTGTTTGAAGAATTGCGAAGCTTCGCCGCGCCCATCCACTTAGAAACATCCATCGCGGATGTATCGGCAGTGCTGCAACAAGCCTGGAGCCATTTGGAAGCGACCGTCGGCGGTCGTGAAGTGCAATGGAATGTCGAAAACAAAGATTGCGATTGGACATGCCGTGTCGATGTGTTTCGTATCGGCCAGGTTTTCCGAAATCTGATCGAGAACAGTTTGGCGGCATGTAGCGATCCGGTGCGACTGGATGTGCTTTGCGAACCTACAAGTCTGGCGGGCGAATCTGCCATAGCAATCACGTTTCGCGACAACGGGCCTGGATTGACCGACGAACAAAAACGGCGAGTCTTCGAGGCCTTCTTCACCACCAAGACCAAAGGCACCGGGCTTGGGATGGCGATTGCCCAACGCGTGGTCGAATCCCACGGCGGAACGCTCTCGACGGGCACCGGCGATCACGACGGAGCCGAATTTGTGGTCGTGTTGCCGCGGGCGACGCCGTCGGACGCGGCCGGTTTCTAG